In Oryza sativa Japonica Group chromosome 1, ASM3414082v1, the genomic stretch GTAATGTGAAATAACTTTGAAGAATTTTCGGGGGCAAAGAGAGAAAGCATTTACTGGCAACATAATGTATTTACTGGATTGACTAAGGTCAAAAGTAATTAGAAGAGATCATATACTCCTAACATGTCCAATGCAGTATGAGAAGCGAGGTGATACTAGAAACGAAATGATTAGATGCATTCAGTATTTTGGTTTCAGAAGATTGTACCTTTGGCTCCCATGCGTGCTGTTCTTCCAGTTCTATGGAGGTAATCAatctaaaaaggaaaaatatacaagaaaaaaatgcatatcAGTTTCCCTGGGGGTGGGAAAAATGATGAAcagaacaaaggaaaaaaaaataacacaagAAGTCAACACGTACAGAGTTTGATGGGAAGTCAAACATGATGACATGGTCAACATCCAAGTCTAGGCCTCGAGCTGCTAGGTCAGTGCAGACCAGTGTTGGGCAATCCCCTTCTTCATTCCGGAACTTGTTCAGGTTCTCAACCCTACAGTTGATTAAAGTGAACTCAATTGACAGTTTAAACAGCTTAAGACGGAAGTTTCATCAATTATATGTTATAATTGTTTGATAAAATAAACCAGCTGGTATGCTGAAACAAACATAGTTGGACTCATGACAATTTTTTTCTGCAACTTTTATTATATCTACAGTAACGCCTAACTGAAGTAGCCATGACATAGCAACACAGACGAGATTATGCAGTTTAAGGtaatggttacaaagattttgAACGTGCCCAATCAGATGATTATAACCACTGTGACACTTTGTAACTTCAACAGTGGGACAGTGGACTTGGGGCAGTCTGCACTATGATATCCCTCTccattagttaaaaaaaatatatgaaatgaCAATAACACTTTAAGCAGTTCAAAATACCTCTCTTCAGCAGGAACTTCCCCATGGTAGTTTACAGTAGATATCTGATTTTCAGTCAGAAAATGGTCCACGGCACGACTTGAATTCAAAGTATTGCAGAACACCATAACTTTATTTCCCTTTGCTAAACTTGGCTCAAGAACCTGTGGAAATAGAAGTCCTCAGCATCTTATATGCATTTACCATATTAAGAACTAGGAAGGAACTGTGATCAACTGATTGACTTTGGAGGCCTTCAGCTACTAGACAAATTGAAGACATAAAACTTCAACCCTAGACAAATTAGACAAGGATTGTACCACCAACAAGATGTATAAACACATTTAACAGGCATTGTATGCGAACACCAATCCAGTTTAGCTTGACTGGAGACACACTTGCATGCACAGACAAAGAAGTAAGGGAAGACAGGATTTCAATAAACCTGCAGAAGAGCCTCTAGTTTGTTTTCTGAACCAGACAGTTTGATGAAGTCATGCCGTGCAGTTGCAACTCTTTTTTGAAAGGTTGTTGTCCGTAAATGAACAATACCTTCAAATTCCTCATCTATCAGCTTTTGTACTGCCTGTAGTAAACCAGTGGTCAAGAAAAGATGTTAAAAGTCTAAAATGCATGAGCAGATAATATTTCATTTTTAAAAAGGTCATAAAGTATTGAGTATCAGTACTAGATGATTTGTTTCTGAAAGGGGTGATCAAACGATTTTGACAAAAATCAAATATCTATGTTCAAATAGGTGATGCCAGAACTTTATAAGGTAGGAGTACGCCAATCTAGAAGATAATAGCATAACAAATTACAAGGTAGATATTGTTCACTTATAACTATAAGTGATGACTAATTAGCGTGATACCTTGGTCATAGTAGCAGTAACTAATACAGTTTGGAACCCCTGATCGCCAGGTTTTGCAGCACGATTCTTCAAAGGAGCAAGAAACTTCCTAATGTCTGGTCCAAAACCTTGATCAAACATCGTATCTGCCTCATCAAGGACCTGAATGGATAAAAAAACAGAATGCAAATGagaaatttgagaaaaaaaagatgtatTGCAGGATGGTAAAAGTGAACTTAAGAACAGACCAGATACTTGATATCACCATAAACCATGTTTCCATCCTTGATATGATCAAGAATCCTCCCAGGAGTCCCAACAACCATGTCTACAGGCATGTTCAGAGAATCTTCCTGGGGCCTTATACGGCTGCCTCCACTAACCATTGTTGACCGAAAACGTGCGTGATGGCTTATGGACTTTGCGACACGGAAGACCTGCAATTTCATAATACAGCTACTTAGATATCATCATTTTTCCAGAATCTGGATCACATGAGCAACGGCAAGCTACCTAAATATCGTCATTCCAAAGATATCATGGAAGTAAGGCTAACCTGCTCAGTCAGCTCCCTTGTGGGGCAGAGAACTACTGCTCTTGGCCTCCTTGGTTTCATTGACATTCCCAACATTGCTTCATCACGACGCAGTAGCTACACAAATAAAAGAGCTGTCATGGCTATTGAATCAAACCTTTTGATTAGCAGGTACACCATTATTTATAGGTAGTAATCGGTATGTATTCTCAATTTCAAtctgaaagaaaaaaatcagtttTAAATCCACCATATAATCCAAAATTTACCCACTAAATCATATGGCCAATGTGCTACACAACACATTGTATTGAACTTACCGACTTCTGAAACTAGACTCTCTGCTGTGAGTTCTATATGCTAAGTTCTGTCACCTCAATTATGAACCCGTAACATATTTACATTCAGCGCACAATGAAAAATAAAGTACTGATTATCTCATATATGGAACAAAATGTACTAAGATCAGCAGCCTAAGGCCCAAATGTGCTCTTTACACCACAGCTGTACGCAAAATTAGACAACATTAGTACAAACGCAGATGCATATGCTCCATTGATTCCAGGAACTGAAGCAGCATACCTGAACAAGCGGGAGCAGGTAGGCGAGCGTCTTCCCGGAACCGGTGTGCGAGCCAAGCACAACACTGGTGCCAGCCAGCACGGCGGGCACACCAACGCACTGGATCTCGGTGGGCTTGGAGATACCCATCTCCCCGAGCGCGGCCATCACCTCCTCCCCGAGCCCGAGCTCCTCGAAACTATCCACCACCTCGACCCTCCTCTTCTGCTGCAGCTCctgcgcgccaccgccgccgccgcccctccccttctcccgctGCGCCGGCCTCGGGGTAGCAGCGGGCACGCCCTTGAGGTGGCGCTGCCGGAGGCGCTCGAGGAGGAGCTCGTGGCGGGACGGGGCCTCCCTCGCCGTGGTCTCGGGCTCGGTCGGCGCGGTGACGGCGGATGcccccgccgccgtggtggtggtcgtggtggtagcgagcgcggcgcggaggaggcggaggcggaggagaggggacgGGCGGGTCAGCATGAGGCACcgcccggcggcgccggccatcgccatgggaggaggagggcgagggtTTAGAGGTGGCGGGTTTTGTGATGGGGAGGAGGAATGGGgtcgaaggggaggaggggatgtTCGCGGATaagaggagaggagtggaggTGTTGGGGAAGGAGGATGGAGGAGGGTGGGGTGCGTCGAGATTCGTGCAGATCTATATCATGCGGATTTGTGGGCTAGGGAAAATGCGAGGCCTAGAACTTTCGGCCCAGCACTAACGATGGAAACGGGCCAATCAGCTTTGGACCAAATTGGAATGGCCCGATATCTGCGTTTGAGAgttgaacaaaagaaaaaagaaaaatcttttttttacgTGCACGCTTCTCGAACCg encodes the following:
- the LOC4325344 gene encoding dEAD-box ATP-dependent RNA helicase 39, whose translation is MAMAGAAGRCLMLTRPSPLLRLRLLRAALATTTTTTTAAGASAVTAPTEPETTAREAPSRHELLLERLRQRHLKGVPAATPRPAQREKGRGGGGGGAQELQQKRRVEVVDSFEELGLGEEVMAALGEMGISKPTEIQCVGVPAVLAGTSVVLGSHTGSGKTLAYLLPLVQLLRRDEAMLGMSMKPRRPRAVVLCPTRELTEQVFRVAKSISHHARFRSTMVSGGSRIRPQEDSLNMPVDMVVGTPGRILDHIKDGNMVYGDIKYLVLDEADTMFDQGFGPDIRKFLAPLKNRAAKPGDQGFQTVLVTATMTKAVQKLIDEEFEGIVHLRTTTFQKRVATARHDFIKLSGSENKLEALLQVLEPSLAKGNKVMVFCNTLNSSRAVDHFLTENQISTVNYHGEVPAEERVENLNKFRNEEGDCPTLVCTDLAARGLDLDVDHVIMFDFPSNSIDYLHRTGRTARMGAKGKVTSLVAKKDVTLATRIEEAMKKNESLEALTTNNVRRAAVNPQYTSTKGRPSALKVVNQKGRRGVALQTKSSRIVKDTTSSRRRSPIRSQPRSKSTSSGKAKPVRSAKPSKSSSPSPKVAKSRPRPEGRKGDALNKLGSKLSVVGFRGRSSGKSAQAS